From a single Streptomyces sp. NBC_00377 genomic region:
- a CDS encoding DUF6479 family protein has translation MSTASLQLAAASGLLSLGMFVVGLALVAVLGGSFWLGTRVKSREPARPRPEEQPHLPPGGAVHEIRENREPEEVPRTPKGGRPLTPYELTNMQTRSSEDKKRPRWSRGSSGSFGGGGLGSH, from the coding sequence ATGAGTACCGCAAGCCTGCAATTGGCCGCCGCGAGCGGCCTGCTCAGTCTCGGGATGTTCGTGGTCGGGCTGGCTCTCGTGGCCGTGCTGGGCGGCAGCTTCTGGCTGGGCACGCGTGTGAAGTCGCGCGAGCCGGCCAGGCCGCGCCCCGAGGAGCAGCCGCACCTGCCGCCGGGCGGCGCCGTGCACGAGATCCGGGAGAACAGGGAACCCGAGGAGGTACCCCGGACGCCGAAGGGCGGCCGTCCCCTCACGCCGTACGAGCTGACCAATATGCAGACCCGGTCCAGCGAGGACAAGAAACGGCCGCGTTGGAGCCGCGGCAGCAGCGGTTCCTTCGGCGGGGGCGGTCTGGGCTCCCACTGA
- a CDS encoding SDR family NAD(P)-dependent oxidoreductase, with protein MASTTDRWTEQDIPAQDGRVAVVTGANSGLGLQTARALAEHGAHVVLAVRNPDKGRQALARIRESAPGAKLSLQRLDLASLKSVRAAADELHTAHPKIDLLINNAGVMYTPRQKTEDGFDMQFGVNHLGHFALTGLLLDLMLPVPGSRVVTVSSFGHRIRAGIHFDDLQFDRSYNRVVAYGQAKLANLMFTYELQRRLAPHHTTIAAAAHPGASDTELNQNMSGLARKGAELFQPLLAQPASMGALPSLRAATDPAVTGGQFYGPNGMGGTRGYPEVVASSKKSHDTAVQQRLWAVSEQLTDVTFPV; from the coding sequence ATGGCTAGCACGACCGACCGGTGGACCGAACAGGACATCCCCGCCCAGGACGGCAGGGTCGCCGTCGTCACCGGCGCCAACAGCGGACTCGGACTGCAGACCGCGCGGGCCCTGGCCGAGCACGGCGCGCACGTCGTCCTCGCCGTGCGCAACCCCGACAAGGGCCGCCAGGCCCTCGCCCGCATCCGCGAGAGCGCCCCGGGCGCCAAGCTCAGCCTCCAGCGCCTGGACCTCGCCTCCCTCAAATCGGTACGCGCGGCCGCCGATGAGCTGCACACCGCACACCCGAAGATCGACCTGCTCATCAACAACGCGGGCGTGATGTACACGCCCCGGCAGAAGACCGAGGACGGGTTCGACATGCAGTTCGGGGTCAACCACCTCGGGCACTTCGCGCTCACCGGCCTGCTGCTGGACCTGATGCTGCCCGTGCCCGGCTCCCGGGTGGTCACCGTCAGCAGCTTCGGCCACCGTATCCGGGCCGGCATCCACTTCGACGACCTGCAGTTCGACCGCTCCTACAATCGGGTTGTCGCCTACGGGCAGGCCAAGCTGGCCAACCTGATGTTCACCTACGAACTCCAGCGCCGCCTCGCCCCGCACCACACCACCATCGCCGCCGCCGCGCATCCCGGCGCGTCGGATACCGAACTCAATCAGAACATGAGCGGCCTGGCGCGCAAGGGGGCCGAACTGTTCCAGCCTCTGCTGGCCCAGCCGGCCTCCATGGGAGCGCTGCCCAGCCTGAGGGCGGCCACCGATCCCGCCGTCACCGGAGGCCAGTTCTACGGCCCCAACGGCATGGGCGGCACCCGCGGATACCCCGAGGTGGTCGCCTCCAGCAAGAAGTCCCACGACACAGCCGTCCAGCAGCGCCTGTGGGCCGTGTCCGAGCAGCTCACCGACGTCACGTTCCCCGTCTGA
- a CDS encoding four-helix bundle copper-binding protein, with amino-acid sequence MTTTSQTYQTSQRELFQFLEDRFACAQACTECARACALRASLVEPGGTEDQELLRRKGIMCAEVCDATCRVLSEGNRLDEAGIRAQLEWCRTVCLECAHVFDRHPGAERSAAACRACAEACTEFISTLA; translated from the coding sequence GTGACGACGACATCCCAGACGTATCAGACATCGCAGCGGGAGCTCTTCCAGTTCCTCGAGGACCGCTTCGCCTGTGCCCAGGCGTGCACGGAGTGTGCGCGAGCCTGCGCGCTGCGCGCGAGCCTCGTGGAGCCGGGCGGGACCGAAGACCAGGAACTGCTGCGGCGCAAGGGCATCATGTGCGCGGAGGTGTGCGACGCGACCTGCCGCGTGCTGTCCGAGGGCAACCGCCTGGACGAGGCCGGTATCCGCGCCCAGCTCGAATGGTGCCGGACCGTCTGCCTCGAGTGCGCCCACGTCTTCGACAGGCACCCCGGGGCGGAGCGGAGCGCGGCAGCCTGCCGCGCATGCGCCGAGGCGTGCACGGAGTTCATCAGCACACTGGCCTGA
- a CDS encoding excinuclease ABC subunit UvrA, whose amino-acid sequence MSIAKRTDTPPAQHVADSHDLIRVHGARENNLKDVSIEIPKRRLTVFTGVSGSGKSSLVFDTIAAESQRLINETYSAFVQGFMPTLARPEVDVLDGLTTAIIVDQQRMGADPRSTVGTATDANAMLRILFSRLGQPHIGPPTAYSFNTATVRASGGITVERGAKKTVKATYSRTGGMCVRCEGRGTVSDIDLTQLYDDSKSLNEGALTVPGYSMDGWYGRIFGGCGFFDPDKPIREFTKKELHDLLHKEPTKIKVDGINLTYEGLIPKIQKSMLAKDIDALQPHIRAFVERAMTFTTCPECDGTRLSEGARSSKIGKISIADACAMQISDLAAWVRGLDEPSVAPLLTALQHTLESFVEIGLGYLSLDRPSGTLSGGEAQRVKMIRHLGSSLTDVTYVFDEPTTGLHPHDISRMNDLLLRLRDKGNTVLVVEHKPQTIAIADHVVDLGPGAGTAGGSVCFEGTVEGLRAGDTITGRHLDDRAAVKETVRKPTGTLEIRGATAHNLRSVDVDIPMGVLTVVTGVAGSGKSSLVHGSIPAGEGVVSVDQGAIRGSRRSNPATYTGLLDPIRKAFAKVNGVKPALFSANSEGACPTCNGAGVVYTDLAMMAGVASTCEECEGKRYQAAVLGYHLGGRDISEVLAMSVSEAEEFFAAGEASTPAAHRVLGRLSDVGLGYLSLGQPLTTLSGGERQRLKLATHMGEKGGVYVLDEPTTGLHLADVEQLLGLLDRLVDAGKSVIVVEHHPAVMAHADWIIDLGPGAGHDGGRIVFEGTPADLVAARSTLTGEHLADYVGA is encoded by the coding sequence ATGAGCATCGCCAAGAGGACGGACACGCCGCCTGCGCAGCACGTCGCCGACAGTCACGACCTGATCCGTGTGCACGGCGCACGGGAGAACAACCTCAAGGACGTCAGCATCGAGATCCCGAAGCGCCGCCTGACGGTGTTCACCGGCGTCTCCGGCTCGGGCAAGAGCTCGCTGGTGTTCGACACGATCGCCGCGGAGTCGCAGCGCCTGATCAACGAGACCTACAGCGCCTTCGTCCAGGGCTTCATGCCGACGCTGGCACGGCCCGAGGTCGACGTGCTCGACGGTCTGACCACCGCGATCATCGTCGACCAGCAGCGGATGGGAGCCGACCCCCGCTCCACCGTCGGCACCGCCACCGACGCCAACGCGATGCTGCGCATCCTCTTCAGCAGACTGGGGCAGCCGCACATCGGGCCGCCCACCGCGTACTCCTTCAACACCGCCACGGTCCGGGCCAGCGGCGGGATCACCGTGGAGCGCGGCGCCAAGAAGACGGTGAAGGCGACCTACTCCCGCACCGGTGGCATGTGCGTCCGCTGTGAGGGCCGCGGGACGGTCTCCGACATCGACCTCACCCAGCTCTACGACGACAGCAAGTCCCTCAACGAGGGCGCGCTCACCGTCCCCGGCTACAGCATGGACGGCTGGTACGGCCGTATCTTCGGCGGCTGCGGTTTCTTCGACCCGGACAAGCCGATCCGCGAGTTCACCAAGAAGGAGCTGCACGACCTCCTGCACAAGGAGCCGACGAAGATCAAGGTCGACGGCATCAACCTCACCTACGAGGGCCTGATCCCGAAGATCCAGAAGTCGATGCTGGCCAAGGACATCGACGCGCTCCAGCCGCACATCCGGGCGTTCGTGGAGCGGGCGATGACGTTCACCACCTGCCCCGAGTGCGACGGCACCCGGCTCAGCGAGGGCGCCCGGTCGTCGAAGATCGGGAAGATCAGCATCGCCGACGCCTGCGCGATGCAGATCAGCGACCTGGCCGCATGGGTCCGGGGCCTCGACGAGCCCTCCGTCGCTCCGCTCCTCACCGCGCTCCAGCACACCCTGGAGTCGTTCGTGGAGATCGGCCTCGGCTACCTCTCGCTCGACCGGCCCTCGGGCACGCTGTCCGGCGGTGAGGCGCAGCGCGTGAAGATGATCCGCCACCTCGGCTCCTCGCTCACCGATGTCACGTACGTCTTCGACGAGCCCACCACGGGCCTGCACCCGCACGACATCAGCCGGATGAACGACCTGCTGCTGCGTCTGCGGGACAAGGGCAACACGGTGCTGGTCGTGGAGCACAAGCCGCAGACCATCGCGATCGCCGACCATGTCGTCGACCTCGGTCCCGGCGCCGGCACGGCGGGCGGTTCCGTCTGCTTCGAGGGCACAGTCGAGGGGCTGCGGGCCGGAGACACCATCACCGGCCGACACCTCGACGACCGGGCGGCCGTCAAGGAGACGGTGCGCAAGCCCACCGGCACACTGGAGATCCGCGGCGCCACGGCGCACAACCTGCGGAGCGTCGACGTGGACATCCCGATGGGTGTGCTGACCGTGGTCACCGGTGTCGCGGGTTCCGGCAAGAGCTCTCTCGTGCACGGTTCGATCCCGGCCGGCGAAGGCGTGGTCTCGGTCGACCAGGGCGCGATCCGCGGCTCCCGGCGCAGCAACCCGGCGACGTACACCGGCCTGCTCGACCCGATCCGCAAGGCGTTCGCGAAGGTCAACGGAGTGAAACCGGCACTGTTCAGCGCCAACTCCGAGGGCGCCTGCCCGACCTGCAACGGCGCCGGCGTCGTCTACACCGACCTGGCGATGATGGCGGGCGTGGCCAGCACCTGCGAGGAGTGCGAGGGCAAGCGCTACCAGGCCGCGGTCCTCGGGTACCACCTCGGCGGCCGCGACATCAGCGAGGTGCTCGCGATGTCGGTGAGCGAGGCCGAGGAGTTCTTCGCCGCGGGCGAGGCGAGCACGCCCGCGGCGCACCGCGTCCTGGGGCGGCTCTCCGACGTCGGCCTCGGCTACCTCAGCCTCGGCCAGCCGCTCACCACGCTGTCCGGCGGCGAGCGGCAACGCCTGAAGCTGGCCACGCACATGGGCGAGAAGGGCGGTGTCTACGTGCTCGACGAGCCGACCACCGGTCTGCACCTGGCCGACGTGGAGCAACTGCTCGGCCTGCTCGACCGGCTCGTCGACGCGGGGAAGTCGGTCATCGTGGTCGAGCACCACCCGGCGGTGATGGCGCACGCCGACTGGATCATCGACCTCGGTCCCGGGGCGGGTCACGACGGTGGCCGGATCGTCTTCGAGGGCACCCCCGCCGATCTCGTCGCCGCCCGGTCGACCCTCACCGGCGAACACCTCGCGGACTACGTCGGCGCCTGA
- a CDS encoding helix-turn-helix domain-containing protein: protein MEPRPDNRADIRDFLARRRAQLTPEQVGLPTSGRRRVPGLRREEVAVLAGVSTEWYTRLEKGHISGVSEEVLDAVARTLQLSEDERIYLFDLAKAAHPSPATRRRRKAVDVPPHVQWLLDSMTLSAAFVTNGRLDIVATNALARALFAPMVNSRTTSERSLPNFARYYFLDDAAHDFVDDWDRAANTTVALLRAEAGRYPHDKALRELVGELSTISTEFRTRWAAHNVRIHHGGVKRFHHPDAGPLELTYQPLDLPISAREAHSLTIYTAQPGTPDEERLKLLASWTATPRPADSLRRRS, encoded by the coding sequence ATGGAACCCCGCCCCGACAACCGCGCCGACATCCGTGACTTCCTCGCCCGCCGGCGCGCCCAGCTCACGCCCGAACAGGTCGGCCTGCCCACCAGCGGCCGGCGCCGCGTACCGGGGCTGCGCCGCGAAGAGGTCGCCGTCCTCGCCGGGGTGAGCACCGAGTGGTACACGCGGCTGGAGAAAGGCCACATCAGCGGCGTGTCCGAGGAGGTCCTCGACGCGGTGGCCCGCACCCTGCAGCTGAGCGAGGACGAACGCATCTACCTGTTCGACCTCGCCAAAGCCGCCCACCCCAGCCCGGCAACGCGGCGCCGCCGCAAAGCCGTCGACGTCCCGCCTCACGTCCAGTGGCTCCTCGACTCCATGACGTTGTCCGCGGCCTTCGTCACCAACGGCCGCCTGGACATCGTGGCCACCAACGCACTCGCCCGCGCCCTGTTCGCGCCGATGGTCAACAGTCGCACCACCAGTGAGCGCAGCCTCCCCAACTTCGCCCGGTACTACTTCCTCGACGACGCCGCCCACGACTTCGTCGATGACTGGGACCGCGCCGCCAACACCACCGTCGCACTGCTGCGCGCCGAAGCCGGCCGCTATCCCCACGACAAGGCACTGCGCGAACTCGTCGGCGAACTGTCCACCATCAGCACCGAATTCCGCACCCGGTGGGCCGCCCACAACGTGCGCATCCACCACGGCGGCGTCAAACGCTTCCACCACCCCGACGCCGGCCCCCTGGAACTCACCTACCAGCCACTGGACCTGCCCATCTCCGCACGCGAAGCACACTCCCTGACCATCTACACCGCCCAGCCGGGTACCCCCGACGAAGAACGACTCAAACTCCTCGCCAGCTGGACGGCCACCCCCCGACCTGCCGACTCGCTGCGCCGGCGGTCGTGA
- a CDS encoding acyl-CoA dehydrogenase family protein, which yields MHLDHTPEQLRLRTELRAYFAELVPHNAYARHIDPVAAKRFYRKTIRRLGADGWLGVGWPEEYGGRGLTPIEQFVFFDEAAQAGVPLPLMALNTVGPTIMRYGTDEQKAYFLPKILAGEIDFAIGYSEPEAGTDLAALKTRAVRDGDTYVVDGQKIWTTNGDTADWVWLAVRTDPEAPPHKGITMLLVPTTDPGYSCTVIRTLASHDTTASYYENVRVPVSRRVGAENQGWRLITNQLNHERVTLAAHGTMAIRALHDVQRWATEAKLADGRRVVDLPWVRRLLARTHVRLDALKLLNWQMVGALQNGTLTPQDASAVKVYGSEARRDAYAWLMEVVAAPGALQEGSAGAVLHGELERGYRSAVIFTFGGGNNEIQREIISWIGLGMPRVRR from the coding sequence GTGCACCTCGACCACACGCCCGAGCAGCTGCGGCTGCGCACCGAACTGCGTGCCTACTTCGCCGAGTTGGTGCCGCACAACGCCTACGCCCGGCACATCGACCCGGTCGCAGCGAAGCGCTTCTACCGCAAGACGATCCGCCGGCTCGGCGCGGACGGCTGGCTCGGCGTCGGCTGGCCCGAGGAGTACGGCGGCCGCGGTCTCACCCCGATCGAGCAGTTCGTCTTCTTCGACGAGGCCGCCCAGGCCGGTGTGCCGCTGCCGCTGATGGCGCTGAACACGGTCGGACCGACGATCATGCGGTACGGCACCGACGAGCAGAAGGCGTACTTCCTGCCGAAGATCCTGGCCGGCGAGATCGACTTCGCCATCGGCTACAGCGAACCCGAGGCGGGCACCGATCTCGCCGCGCTCAAGACCCGCGCCGTGCGCGACGGCGACACGTACGTCGTCGACGGGCAGAAGATCTGGACGACCAACGGCGACACCGCCGACTGGGTGTGGCTCGCCGTGCGCACCGACCCCGAGGCGCCGCCGCACAAGGGCATCACCATGCTCCTCGTGCCGACCACCGACCCCGGATACTCCTGCACGGTCATCCGCACCCTCGCCTCCCACGACACCACCGCCAGTTACTACGAGAACGTGCGCGTCCCCGTCTCCCGGCGCGTCGGCGCCGAGAACCAGGGCTGGCGGCTGATCACCAACCAGCTCAACCACGAGCGCGTGACCCTCGCCGCGCACGGCACGATGGCGATCCGCGCCCTGCACGACGTACAGCGCTGGGCCACGGAGGCCAAGCTCGCCGACGGCCGCCGGGTGGTCGACCTGCCCTGGGTCCGCCGTCTGCTCGCCCGCACCCACGTCAGGCTCGACGCGCTCAAGCTCCTCAACTGGCAGATGGTGGGCGCCCTCCAGAACGGCACCCTCACCCCGCAGGACGCCTCCGCCGTCAAGGTCTACGGCTCCGAGGCCCGCCGGGACGCCTACGCCTGGCTGATGGAGGTTGTCGCCGCCCCCGGCGCACTCCAGGAGGGTTCGGCGGGCGCCGTGCTCCACGGAGAGCTCGAACGCGGCTACCGCTCCGCCGTGATCTTCACCTTCGGTGGCGGCAACAACGAGATCCAGCGGGAGATCATCTCGTGGATCGGCCTGGGGATGCCGAGGGTGCGGCGTTAG
- a CDS encoding TetR/AcrR family transcriptional regulator gives MTSPRPLRADAARNRSRIMTAAHQQITEHGPEVSMEQIAAAAGVAVGTLYKHFPNKSDLVTAAIAASFETLADDAEECLQREAQGSPAMAELTGFLNRVMDTVAHNRAVKAAAHALSADHTAHPAMQDVETRVTQALGRLIRTAQAQGGLRADFTLDDLYLMLSTLPADQPPTARARWLALLLTGLTAR, from the coding sequence ATGACCTCACCTCGACCGCTACGCGCCGATGCGGCGCGCAACCGCAGCCGGATCATGACCGCGGCGCATCAGCAGATCACCGAGCACGGGCCCGAGGTGTCGATGGAGCAGATCGCCGCTGCCGCGGGCGTCGCGGTCGGAACCCTGTACAAGCACTTCCCGAACAAGAGCGACCTGGTCACGGCCGCGATCGCCGCCTCGTTCGAAACCCTCGCCGACGACGCCGAAGAGTGCCTACAACGCGAGGCCCAAGGTTCACCCGCCATGGCGGAGCTCACCGGCTTCCTCAATCGTGTCATGGACACGGTCGCCCACAACCGCGCCGTCAAAGCAGCCGCGCACGCGCTCAGCGCCGACCACACCGCCCACCCCGCCATGCAGGACGTGGAAACCCGCGTCACCCAGGCCCTCGGCCGGCTCATCCGCACCGCACAAGCCCAGGGCGGTCTGCGCGCCGACTTCACCCTCGACGACCTGTACCTGATGCTCTCCACCCTCCCCGCTGACCAGCCACCTACCGCCCGCGCCCGATGGCTCGCCCTCCTGCTCACCGGCCTCACCGCCCGCTGA